A window of Blautia argi genomic DNA:
TTCAACTATTACATCCGGATAGAGTTGTTTCATGAAATTTTCCCAAAATATATAACTTGCTTTTCCTTTCCGATCTTCTATCCATAAAAAAGTTTTAGCCATGATTCTTCCACCTGCTTTCTATATTCTATTTTAACCGATTTTCATCCATAACACAATAAATTCACCTAAAAGAAAAAGACCGCATTTCTGCGATCTTTCCCTACTCTATCCCCTCTCTTTATCTCACCTCATAAACAACCTTCACAAAAACATCTCTTTTGTTACGTCTATATGTACCGTACTCTTACTAACTCCAAATTTCTTCGCTGTCTGTCTTACCGTAGCCTTCTCTTCAATAATATAGTTTGCTATGTCAACTGCCCGTTCCTCAATATAATCTTTCAAGGAAAAATCCCCCGAAAACATTGTTTTTACAATGTATGCGGGGGATTTAGAGGGTATGAGTTGCTTTTTCGCTTACTCTGCCAAAACCTGCTTCCAGACTTCTGAGTCCTTGTTCACTACATATCCGCTTCCGCCTCTGCCTTTCACATCTTCTACCATGTTCAGCATCAGCACGGTTTCGTTGTTCATTCCTTCTGTATTATAGACTGCAAACCAGCCAAGCTCGGTTCCGGTTGTATCTTCCTGAGATTCCTTAATTTCTGCAGTTCCGGTTTTGCCTGCAAGAGCTACACCGGGTACCTGCGCAGCAGCGTGTCCGGTTCCCTCCGGATTGCTTACCACTTCTTTTAAATCTTCATAGATTGTTGTCGCTGCCTCTGGGGTAAATGCATGCTCTACCCAATAGGACGGCGCTTTTCCTTCCTCAAGCTCCAGATAAGGCAGAATCATATTTCCTTCATTAAAGAATGCAGAATAGATACAGGATAAATGAAGGGGATTTACCAGCATCTGTCCCTGTCCGTAGCCGCTGTCTGCAAGCTGTACTTCTGTTGCAAAGGTTTCTCCATTGGAATACTGCGAAGGAGTCATACCAATGTCAAAGGGAATATCCTGTCCAAAGCCCAGCTTTTCAAGCTGCTCTCCAAAAGTATCTGCACCGATTTTTAAAGCCGCTTTCGCAAAATAAATATTGTCAGAGTAAATCAGCGCGTTTTTCAGCACTGCTCCATTGTATTCATGAAGGGTTGTCACCTTATAGCTGCCCCAGCTTTCGTCCTTTTGCCAGGACAATCCGCTTGCACCAAAATCTTCCTCTGGGGTAAATGCCCCTGTGGTAAGACCGATTCCTGCAGTCACTGGTTTAAAGGAAGAACCTGGCGCCCAGGTTTCTCTCACCCTGTTGTACATGGGCTTATCAGGATTGTTGTTCAGAACGTCCCACTTCTCCTGTGAGATTCCCAGTACAAAATCCATACTGTTAAAAGAAGGCGTAGACACCAGAGCCAGAACCTCTCCGGACTTGGGCTTCATCACTACAGAACAGCTTTTATCCTCTTTATATGCCTCATATAACTTTTGCTGCCACTTGGCATCAATGGTCAAATGGATTTCCTCTCCGTCCTCAGCCGGCTTCATGGCAAGCGCAGTCTTTTCCTTGCCTTCTGCATCCACGATGGCAATTTTGTATCCTTCTTTAGCTCTTAACCGCTCTTCGTAGAGCTTTTCCAGACCGCTTTTTCCTATTACACTCTGCTCATCGTATCCCTTATCCTTCATTTTCTCCAGCTCTTCTGCGTTAATCTGCTGTACATAGCCCAGCAAATGTGCAGTGCTTTCCCCATATGGATAAACTCTGCTTTCTGCTTCTGTAATCAAAACTCCCGGATAGCCCAGAAGCTTGTCCTGAATACTGGCTCCTGCTGACGTTCCGTCCGGGCTGACATAAGGCTCGTTAAGCTGGGTCTGGGTCATTTTCTTTAAAGGCACAAAACTGTCCTCTTTTACCCAAGATGCCTGTAGCTGAGCTTCTATATTTTCCGGTGAGGTTCCCAGAACCTCTGCAATTCCTTTGATGTCTGCTTCTGCCTGCACATTCATTTTTCCCGGTACAAGTCCTACAGACTGTACAGTTCCCTGTCCTGCCAGAAGCGTACCATTTCGGTCATAGATACTTCCTCTTTTTGCTTCCAGAGAAGTCACACTTACTTTATCGTCCTTTCCCAGATCCGGAAAAATCATGGAATCCTGCCATACAATGCGCCACTTTCCCTTTTCCTTCTCAAAAAAGGTGTTGGCATCATAAACAATTTCCCCTGCCAGAGTTTCCATGGTGACACGATAAGATAAGGGCTGGCTTACGTCCTGCTTTTCAGGAATATCCAAGGAAATTTTTTCTGCCTCAATTCCCTCATAAATATTTTTATTTCTGGTTACAAAATCCTCTTTCTCTATACTGTCTTTTGATGTTGTATCTAAAAGCGCGTACATTTTATCATATTCCTGCTTCTCGATATATCCCATGTACTCCTCTAAAACAGTATCTCTTGTATCAGAAAAAATATTTTTATACAGAACAATGCCTGCAGCAAGAGCTGCTAAAACCGCAACTCCTCCGATTTCCAACAGTAGCAGACGCCTTCTCTTTTTGGATTTTGTTCCTTTCTTTTTTTCCATGGATTATTCATCTCCTGTTTCTACAGCCTTCTCTTTAATCGTGGCTGTAGAACGGATAATCTCACATGCACGATTCCAGAGTACACTGTCTTTAATCACGTTTTTATCTGTGTAATAGGTTTCCAGAGTTTTTACATCCGGAAAACCGCTGGTCTTTGCAAATTTTTCCAGCTCCTTGTTATAATCCTCTTCTGTCAGTTCAATTCCCTCTGCATTGAAAATCCCCTGTACCACCAGATTCTGCTGCAAAAATTTCTGCGCCTGGTCGGTAAGCGCCTTGTCCTCTTCTTTCTCAGAAATATTCTGTTGTTTGATGTAATCGTCCAGCGTAATGCCCTGTTGTGCCTGATACATGGCATCAAGCTGTTCTCTGACTTCTTTTTTAGCAGTTTCCAGCATATCCTCCGGATATTTTTCAAATTTGGTGTCATTTACTACAAGAGTAAACAAATCTGAATTTATCTGACTTTCATAATCTAGATCCGCGCTGTTCTGCATAAGCTCTTTTTGTTTTTTCTTATATTCTTCTACGGTCTTATACTGTGTGTTTTCAGCCACCCATTCATCTGTAAGCTCAGGCGCCTCTGAAATACTGTTGATTTTTACCTTAAACTGCACCGCTTTTCCCTGCATTTCCGTTGCCTTATAATCTTGAGGAAAAGTCAAATCAAGCGTAACCTCCTCACCCTTCTTATGTCCGATGAGCCCGTCTTCAAAGCCGCTGATAAACTGTCCGGAACCAATGAGCAGATTTTCACCTTTCGCAGAACCGCCTTCAAATTCTTTGCCGTCCATATATCCCGTATAGTCAATGTTTACCGTATCTTCATTCTTTACAGGTCTGTCCTGGGTGACTTCTACCTGCTTAACCGCTCTTAACATGTTATAGTGAATACTGTTCTCAACATCTTCGTCTGTGATTTTCTGCTTTGGAAACTTCTCCTCTACCTCCAGATTTTTATATTCTCCCAGAGTAATGTAATCCGCCAGGTTTTCCACG
This region includes:
- a CDS encoding penicillin-binding transpeptidase domain-containing protein, giving the protein MEKKKGTKSKKRRRLLLLEIGGVAVLAALAAGIVLYKNIFSDTRDTVLEEYMGYIEKQEYDKMYALLDTTSKDSIEKEDFVTRNKNIYEGIEAEKISLDIPEKQDVSQPLSYRVTMETLAGEIVYDANTFFEKEKGKWRIVWQDSMIFPDLGKDDKVSVTSLEAKRGSIYDRNGTLLAGQGTVQSVGLVPGKMNVQAEADIKGIAEVLGTSPENIEAQLQASWVKEDSFVPLKKMTQTQLNEPYVSPDGTSAGASIQDKLLGYPGVLITEAESRVYPYGESTAHLLGYVQQINAEELEKMKDKGYDEQSVIGKSGLEKLYEERLRAKEGYKIAIVDAEGKEKTALAMKPAEDGEEIHLTIDAKWQQKLYEAYKEDKSCSVVMKPKSGEVLALVSTPSFNSMDFVLGISQEKWDVLNNNPDKPMYNRVRETWAPGSSFKPVTAGIGLTTGAFTPEEDFGASGLSWQKDESWGSYKVTTLHEYNGAVLKNALIYSDNIYFAKAALKIGADTFGEQLEKLGFGQDIPFDIGMTPSQYSNGETFATEVQLADSGYGQGQMLVNPLHLSCIYSAFFNEGNMILPYLELEEGKAPSYWVEHAFTPEAATTIYEDLKEVVSNPEGTGHAAAQVPGVALAGKTGTAEIKESQEDTTGTELGWFAVYNTEGMNNETVLMLNMVEDVKGRGGSGYVVNKDSEVWKQVLAE
- the tig gene encoding trigger factor, which produces MKKRIVTLLLTLTILGLAAGCGEKKSEEDKKETTKTEQAAEEEFVLTNQEGKVVAADVENLADYITLGEYKNLEVEEKFPKQKITDEDVENSIHYNMLRAVKQVEVTQDRPVKNEDTVNIDYTGYMDGKEFEGGSAKGENLLIGSGQFISGFEDGLIGHKKGEEVTLDLTFPQDYKATEMQGKAVQFKVKINSISEAPELTDEWVAENTQYKTVEEYKKKQKELMQNSADLDYESQINSDLFTLVVNDTKFEKYPEDMLETAKKEVREQLDAMYQAQQGITLDDYIKQQNISEKEEDKALTDQAQKFLQQNLVVQGIFNAEGIELTEEDYNKELEKFAKTSGFPDVKTLETYYTDKNVIKDSVLWNRACEIIRSTATIKEKAVETGDE